A region from the Malus domestica chromosome 07, GDT2T_hap1 genome encodes:
- the LOC139197700 gene encoding uncharacterized protein yields MSPVLWDFQLLTMEFSVGQNQFKLYHRYPTPPPVQEITFHQLNKEFCNSNLGSSEGVAVDPNKLKAIVEWPIPTNVKQLNGFLGLIGYYRKFVPGYGKICQPLYQLTRKDGFKWSPVAEEAFNQLKQVMRANTLFQQKWVTKLLGYDYEIQYKHGVENVVADALSRPPSSGSLPTNSDEVENENLECKTITYPYFGWMDDLRRNNEQDKWISQRIQEVLTNATIGNNSLNLQLPKFQVNNGFLRLTKCAHFISLSHPYTTAIVPQKFVEQVFKLHGMPTTIVSDRDVVFLSSFWKEFFKLHGSKLCMSLGYHPQSDGQMELQSLASHSYHKLHLKHYGPFEVNERIGLVAYKIQLPEGCKIHPVFHVSCLKKHLGNKAAVVPVLPQVTKDGIAPTYPAAVLQRRIYKKGNVAGVQLLIQWASKDESEATWEDYE; encoded by the exons ATGAGCCCTGTGTTGTGGGACTTTCAATTGCTTACAATGGAATTCTCTGTGGGTCAAAACCAGTTCAAGTTGTATCACAGATACCCTACACCACCACCTGTGCAGGAGATTACATTTCACCAGCTTAACAAAGAGTTTTGTAATTCAAACTTGG GCTCAAGTGAGGGAGTAGCTGTTGATCCCAATAAGTTGAAGGCTATTGTGGAATGGCCTATACCTACAAATGTGAAGCAACTCAATGGTTTCCTTGGTTTGATTGGCTATTATAGGAAATTTGTCCCTGGTTATGGAAAAATATGCCAACCATTGTACCAATTGACTAGAAAAGATGGCTTCAAATGGTCTCCTGTAGCAGAAGAAGCTTTCAATCAGCTCAAACAGGTTATG AGAGCTAACACACTATTCCAGCAAAAATGGGTGACGAAGTTGTTGGGATATGACTATGAGATACAATATAAGCATGGGGTTGAGAATGTAGTAGCTGATGCTTTATCTAGACCACCTAGTTCTGGTTCTTTGCCTACTAATTCTGATGAggttgaaaatgaaaatttggaGTGCAAGACTATCACTTATCCCTACTTTGGTTGGATGGATGACTTGAGAAGAAATAATGAGCAGGATAAGTGGATTTCTCAGAGAATCCAAGAAGTTCTTACCAATGCCACTATTGGGAATAACAGCTTGAATCTTCAATTGCCTAAGTTTCAGGTTAATAATGGCTTTCTGAG GTTAACCAAATGTGCACATTTTATATCTTTGTCCCATCCTTATACTACTGCCATTGTGCCTCAAAAGTTTGTGGAGCAAGTGTTTAAGCTCCATGGTATGCCAACCACTATAGTTAGTGATAGGGATGTTGTGTTTCTCAGTTCTTTTTGGAAAGAGTTTTTCAAACTCCATGGTTCAAAGTTGTGCATGAGCTTAGGATACCATCCTCAAAGTGATGGTCAAATGGAG CTGCAATCGCTTGCTTCCCATTCATACCACAAGCTGCATCTTAAGCACTATGGACCATTTGAAGTGAATGAAAGAATTGGCCTAGTAGCATATAAGATTCAGCTGCCTGAAGGTTGTAAGATCCATCCTGTTTTCCATGTGAGTTGCTTGAAAAAGCATTTAGGAAACAAGGCTGCAGTGGTTCCAGTATTACCCCAAGTCACTAAAGATGGAATTGCTCCCACATATCCTGCAGCAGTGTTGCAGAGGAGAATATACAAGAAGGGTAATGTTGCGGGAGTGCAACTGTTGATTCAATGGGCTAGCAAAGACGAAAgtgaagctacttgggaggacTACGAATAA
- the LOC139197701 gene encoding uncharacterized protein gives MGDRRRRSMAMQMAQYQARIEIEDAKLFNAEDELVNSFMQSEHHGESSHRGSVTGRSFVQRDREECHDRMIKDYFIEHPKFLAHDFRRWFRMRKELFESILNVVINHDHYFAKKIDVAGRQGLSPYQKLPFTFRMLPNRCSADSTDEYYRLAESTAIENMTHFCKVIKAIYGTTYLHKPNREDLKRYELGYYLTDGIYPSLSTFVKSFSHPDSAKKKLFSQRQESYRKDVEREFKILQARWAIVRGPARFWQTEDLHSVMMTCIILHNMIVEDEYIEIEEDSDEDVDDDQPTHARAIARDVEYLASTTYETRQDRVTLSEYMRRLNRIQDPQCHNTLRKDLVEHVWRREGQR, from the exons atgggTGATAGAAGAAGGCGTAGCATGGCAATGCAGATGGcacaataccaagcaaggaTTGAGATTGAGGATGCAAAATTGTTCAACGCCGAAGATGAACTTGTGAACTCGTTTATGCAATCTGAGCACCATGGTGAATCTAGCCATCGCGGTTCTGTCACAGGGCGTTCATTTGTGCAGCGTGATAGAGAAGAGTGTCATGACCGAATGATAAAAGATTATTTCATCGAGCATCCAAAATTTCTTGCTCATGATTTTCGGAGGTGGTTTCGGATGAGGAAAGAGCTTTTTGAAAGTATCTTGAACGTAGTTATCAATCATGACCACTACTTTGCAAAGAAGATAGATGTCGCAGGTCGACAAGGTCTATCACCTTATCAGAAGCTCCCATTTACTTTTCGTATGCTACCTAATAGGTGCTCTGCAGACTCAACTGACGAGTATTACCGACTTGCAGAGAGTACTGCTATTGAGAACATGACGCACTTCTGTAAGGTAATTAAAGCCATATATGGAACCACATACCTCCACAAGCCAAATCGTGAAGACTTGAAGAG GTATGAGCTAGGTTACTACCTAACTGATGGTATTTATCCTAGTTTGTCTACCTTTGTCAAAAGTTTTTCTCATCCCGATAGTGCaaagaagaaattattttcGCAGAGGCAAGAGTCTtacaggaaggatgtggagagaGAGTTCAAGATCCTGCAAGCTCGATGGGCCATTGTTAGAGGGCCTGCACGATTTTGGCAAACCGAAGACCTCCATTCagtcatgatgacgtgcataattttgcacaacatgattgtggaagatgagtacatcgaaattgaagaagattcagACGAAGATGTGGATGATGACCAACCAACACATGCGAGAGCTATTGCAAGAGATGTTGAATATCTCGCTTCAACCACATATGAGACCCGACAGGATAGGGTCACCTTGAGTGAGTATATGAGACGTTTAAATAGAATTCAAGATCCTCAATGTCATAACACACTCCGCAAGGATTTGGTTGAGCATGTATGGCGCCGAGAAGGTCAACGTTGA
- the LOC139197703 gene encoding uncharacterized protein, which produces MEELARQGELSLAWEIAKFEADKAREDAKAVAIEKQFQANERKRELLRQEREHVREERMAQRDRGIMNEPLEGKSPNSKYFWKLEKADVVRRRCAREARARGDGPSTTREDHPSTTNWLGDDYPFMNP; this is translated from the coding sequence atggaagaacttgcCCGCCAAGGTGAATTGAGTTTGGCCTGGGAAATTGCcaaatttgaggctgataaaGCTAGAGAGGATGCAAAAGCTGTAGCTATTGAGAAACaatttcaagctaatgagagaaaaagagaactacttcggcaagaaagggaacatgttagagaagaaagaatggctcaaCGAGATCGTGGCATTATGAATGagcctttagaagggaagtctccaaactctaaatatttttggaagttgGAGAAAGCAGACGTGGTGCGAAGGAGgtgtgcaagagaagcgagagcaagaggagatggtcctagcacgacaagagaagatcatcctagcaccacaaattggttaggtgATGATTATCCATTCATGaacccataa
- the LOC139197704 gene encoding uncharacterized protein has translation MFKRQAAQNQREEDEERRQRDDESRMARASHSRQVIQVVAQIYRPSRAVNIDRDRMERHLFNKIMGAVCNHDSYFMQKPDAFGAMDLLPEQKITATLRMLAYGASADQVDEIAKMGKSTILESPMRFCSAIKSIYTAEYLRKLIDMDLERLLKKGEMQGFPGMIGSIDCMHWTWKNCPSAWQGAYRHRKG, from the exons ATGTTCAAACGCCAGGCGGCGCAAAATCAgagggaagaggatgaggagcgtagaCAAAGAGACGACGAATCAAGAATGGCACGAGCATCACATTCCCGTCAAGTTATCCAAGTTGTGGCTCAGATCTACAGGCCCAGCCGTGCTGTAAACATTGATAGAGACAG aatggaacgtcatttgttcaacaaaatcatgggcgctgtttgcaaccatgattcttactttatGCAAAAGCCGGATGCTTTTGGTGCTATGGATCTCCtgcctgagcaaaaaattactgctaccttgcggatgcttgcatatggagcatctgcagaccaagtggacgaGATAGCGAAGATGggaaaatcaaccattcttgagtccccGATGAGGTTTTGCTCAGCAATCAAATCTATCTACACTGCAGAGTACCTCCGGAAACTTATTGATATGGACTtggaaaggcttctgaagaaaggGGAGATGCAAGGTTTTCCagggatgattggaagcattgactgtatgcactggacttggaaaaactgtccaagtgcatggcaaggcgcttaTAGGCACAGAAAAGGataa